A genomic window from Salvia hispanica cultivar TCC Black 2014 chromosome 5, UniMelb_Shisp_WGS_1.0, whole genome shotgun sequence includes:
- the LOC125186946 gene encoding protein TRM32-like, with protein MGKLLDDESQNKQAGCMWGFVHVLHYHQWQSNVKKMIHPRKHQARSHDQCEWSPDTSVHERLLREKESPHRAGKRSPCSKRRSLRARLKAIITEGTPVEDKDLKRTGGFSTKSSLQRTYSIHHLESVDDFFGKIHKDWNPPIIFFPNSSEDHSEAAQIKAASGGECNSHGPKDADQLNSPDVFEIFKMDKEYLLKHLQDSDESIANFSRSAFGLNTKGKFSKSRSFPVADLPAGRKLKPLKLESKQKEVWSVPRNDKDKSDELAGDESSGRTSLSVLEPKKIGNKSQPSESLDYREEKITGKSGEDDGITLRHRRSSSLNEYVDRYARLYENSFGKDVKLSSSQSLKITSEYGYAPVSFKRINSYSNADFHYSDVNFEVLHDNLSGANLVVVAEDSCAVLQDSEEEAFPLDADMEIKEDDTSTDKYSYKNDFIWEKDSDSFDGTLKEIQEQSFVSDSDIILQEKESPAVELHIPKGKEHGEILELDSSIYTDDMQRTENLENCGHLHKKNCDLDYLRHILDRSGIAREGSEMTWYSSDQLLSPELFEEVEATWPHEEGELDGWPDFRGCWHHQMLFGAVNEALLEVYDISLPYYPNALSSNCHVRPFPMGNRIVEELCMSIGTLMNVKLEERQSQSLDCIVAHDLARDRSWMNLQLESEAVALDLEDMIFSELLEEVMLS; from the exons ATGGGGAAGCTTTTGGATGATGAATCACAGAATAAGCAGGCTGGATGCATGTGGGGTTTTGTACATGTGCTACACTACCATCAATGGCAGTCCAATGTTAAGAAGATGATCCATCCTCGCAAACACCAAGCCCGATCCCACGACCAAT GTGAGTGGAGTCCCGACACATCTGTACACGAAAGGCTtctgagagagaaagagagccCACACCGT GCTGGTAAAAGGTCTCCTTGTAGTAAGAGACGATCTCTGAGAGCGCGCTTGAAGGCAATAATTACAGAAGGAACGCCCGTGGAGGATAAGGATTTGAAGAGGACAGGTGGATTCTCTACCAAATCAAGCTTGCAGAGGACTTACTCTATCCATCACCTTGAGTCTGTGGATGATTTCTTTGGTAAAATACACAAAGACTGGAATCCTCCGATCATTTTCTTTCCAAATAGCTCTGAGGATCATTCCGAGGCAGCTCAGATTAAAGCTGCCAGTGGAGGAGAATGTAACAGCCACGGCCCTAAAGATGCCGACCAACTTAACTCACCTGATGTTTTTGAGATATTTAAGATGGACAAGGAGTATCTTCTGAAGCATCTGCAAGACTCGGACGAGAGCATTGCTAATTTCTCACGCAGTGCATTTGGTTTGAACACAAAGGGGAAATTCAGCAAATCGAGATCCTTCCCAGTGGCTGATTTGCCAGCAGGGAGGAAGCTTAAGCCTTTGAAGCTTGAAAGCAAACAGAAAGAAGTTTGGTCAGTTCCTAGAAACGACAAAGATAAGTCGGATGAACTTGCTGGTGATGAAAGTAGTGGCAGAACATCTCTTTCTGTCTTGGAGcctaaaaaaattggtaataAGTCACAGCCTTCTGAAAGTTTGGATTATAGAGAGGAAAAGATTACAGGAAAGAGTGGTGAAGATGATGGAATCACTCTCAGACACCGCAGAAGTTCTTCTTTAAATGAATACGTGGATAGATATGCTCGTCTTTATGAGAATAGTTTCGGGAAAGACGTCAAGTTGAGCTCTTCCCAGAGCTTGAAAATAACAAGTGAATATGGCTATGCTCCAGTGTCTTTCAAAAGGATAAACTCTTATTCTAATGCAGATTTTCATTATTCTGATGTAAACTTTGAGGTTTTGCATGATAATCTTTCCGGAGCCAACTTAGTTGTAGTGGCAGAAGATAGCTGTGCAGTTCTACAAGATAGTGAAGAAGAAGCTTTTCCCCTAGATGCAGATATGGAGATTAAGGAAGATGATACTAGCACTGAcaaatactcctacaaaaATGATTTCATATGGGAGAAGGATTCTGACTCTTTTGATGGTACCCTTAAAGAGATTCAAGAGCAGAGTTTCGTATCGGATTCAGACATTATCTTGCAAGAAAAAGAATCTCCTGCTGTAGAGCTTCATATCCCCAAAG GAAAGGAGCATGGTGAAATCCTAGAGTTGGATTCTTCAATTTATACTGATGATATGCAAAGAACAGAAAATCTAGAGAATTGTGGACACCTtcataagaaaaattgtgacTTGGATTATCTGAGGCACATTCTTGATAGATCAGGGATTGCAAGAGAGGGCTCTGAGATGACATGGTATTCATCGGACCAGCTACTCAGCCCCGAATTGTTCGAGGAAGTAGAAGCTACCTGGCCTCATGAAGAAGGCGAGTTAGACGGATGGCCTGACTTCCGAGGCTGTTGGCACCATCAAATGCTGTTTGGTGCAGTGAATGAGGCTTTGCTTGAGGTGTATGACATATCACTTCCGTACTATCCCAACGCCTTGTCATCCAATTGCCACGTTCGTCCATTTCCAATGGGGAACCGCATTGTCGAGGAGCTTTGCATGAGTATTGGCACGTTGATGAATGTGAAGCTTGAGGAGAGGCAGTCACAGTCACTAGACTGTATCGTGGCTCATGACCTGGCTCGTGATCGCAGCTGGATGAACCTCCAGCTGGAGAGCGAGGCCGTTGCACTTGACCTTGAAGACATGATTTTCAGTGAACTATTAGAGGAGGTTATGCTTTCTTGA
- the LOC125186818 gene encoding outer envelope pore protein 16, chloroplastic: MPRTSINGKVNLAVDLGDPFLNHVVDGFFKIGSVAVGKVAVEETYHVVARGSVSKKNFEHSLKKMCKEGAYWGTVAGLYVGMEYGVERIRGTRDWKNAMVGGALTGALVSAVGNNNRDKIVLDAITGGAVATAAEFISYLT, translated from the exons ATGCCGAGGACTTCTATTAACGGAAAAGTGAATCTAGCGGTGGATTTGGGAGACCCATTTCTCAATCACGTTGTTGATGGTTTCTTCAAGATTGGGAGT GTAGCAGTTGGGAAAGTGGCGGTAGAGGAAACATACCATGTCGTTGCTCGAG GAAGCGTCTcaaaaaaaaactttgaaCACTCG CTGAAGAAAATGTGCAAAGAAGGTGCATACTGGG GCACGGTTGCTGGACTTTATGTTGGAATGGAGTATGGGGTGGAGAGGATCCGTGGAACCAGAGACTGG AAAAATGCGATGGTTGGCGGTGCGTTGACCGGTGCTCTTGTATCAGCAGTGGGCAACAACAACAGGGACAAGATTGTGTTGGATGCTATAACTGGAGGTGCTGTTGCCACTGCTGCAGAGTTCATCAGCTATCTCACATAA